Proteins encoded together in one Larus michahellis chromosome 4, bLarMic1.1, whole genome shotgun sequence window:
- the LOC141743213 gene encoding inositol 1,4,5-trisphosphate receptor-interacting protein-like 1: MAATRVLALLVLSIFQFLPMVGDEQDDGKHERVQQRVEQLSLEMTRLLQDHEWSSLDWGALVFAALQQWQFWAIAGVPVLLFRLCWWLRKRSQRPEISHEEECSSSSTELEEEACEGGDSDEEGRLVRDYAKRIQLSVKSMAYRRQVVEELASDLLTVLQGRLSNSFFLALQPAIGVGSAFEGWSPAGHDAVYHLLVPVKPPRGHTFHLELGAAGEMPAKNCVRVELECTCTRDQGMENVLCFLHQREEGLGRNQVLSFLGILCTGSYLDIEKTARWFQKLVRSAWREMPQSRLYTMKVLPSSRSCKLQLTNASGRSLFIEMMFGVQRGDSDIFLSSQTAEAAFTPSTTWAETYDVAEAKFFRHVARQAPRDTSHLQCLQLCAGSLVGTGFSSDVLKTVVMHLLNTIPPSSWRRREFLMRLQDIMWYLHGCLEEKCLHHFFFGNENMPEDIVLPAAFQVAEPINLFQCLLQDPAAHAKALRDFEEVQGRLTRLVFCGD; encoded by the coding sequence atggctgcaacAAGAGTCCTCGCCTTGCTTGTGCTAAGCATCTTCCAGTTCCTGCCGATGGTCGGCGATGAGCAGGATGATGGCAAGCATGAGCGCGTGCAGCAGCGTgtggagcagctgagcctggagatGACTCGGCTGCTGCAGGACCATGAGTGGAGCAGCTTGGACTGGGGAGCCCTGgtctttgctgccttgcagcagtggcagttctgggCGATTGCTGGagtcccagtcctgctcttcaggctctgctggtggctccGGAAAAGGAGCCAACGGCCAGAGATCAGCCATGAAGAGgagtgctccagcagcagcacagagctggaggaggaagcgTGTGAAGGAGGAGATTCTGATGAAGAGGGGCGTCTGGTCAGGGATTATGCAAAGCGCATCCAATTGTCAGTGAAGAGCATGGCCTACAGGAGACAGGTGGTGGAAGAGCTGGCGAGCGACCTCCTCACTGTCTTACAAGGACGCTTGTCAAATAGTTTCTTCCTGGCGCTGCAGCCAGCCATCGGGGTGGGCAGCGCCTTTGAAGGTTGGAGTCCCgctgggcatgatgctgtctACCACCTGCTTGTGCCCGTgaagcccccccgggggcacACCTTCCACCTGGAGCTGGGCGCTGCGGGGGAGATGCCGGCAAAGAACTGCGTCCGCGTGGAGCTGGAGTGCACCTGCACCAGGGACCAAGGCATGGAGAatgtgctgtgcttcctccaccaacGCGAGGAGGGGCTAGGCAGAAATCAGGTTTTGAGCTTCCTAGGCATCCTCTGCACCGGCTCCTACCTAGATATCGAGAAGACTGCCCGCTGGTTCCAGAAGTTGGTGAGGTCAGCCTGGCGGGAGATGCCTCAGTCGCGTCTCTACACTatgaaggtgctgccttccagccgctcctgcaagctgcagctgacaaacGCCTCCGGGAGATCCCTCTTCATTGAGATGATGTTTGGGGTGCAGCGAGGCGACTCggacatcttcctgagcagccagactgcAGAAGCCGCCTTCACCCCAAGCACCACGTGGGCAGAGACCTATGATGTGGCAGAGGCAAAGTTCTTCAGGCATgtggccaggcaggccccgcgtgacacctcccacctccaatgcctgcagctctgcgctggtagcctggtgggcacaggcttttcctctgatgTCTTGAAAACGGTTGTGATGCACCTCCTGAACACCATACCCCCgtcaagctggagaaggagggaattcCTGATGCGGCTGCAGGATATCATGTGGTACCTGCACGGCTGCTTGGAGGAAAAATGCCTGCACCACTTCTTCTTTGGTAATGAGAACATGCCTGAGGACATCGTCTTGCCCGCAGCCTTCCAAGTGGCTGAGCCaatcaacctcttccagtgcctgctgcaggatcCAGCTGCCCACGCCAAGGCACTGCGTGACTTTGAGGAAGTGCAAGGTCGGCTCACAAGACTGGTCTTCTGCGGAGACTGA